CTTTACAAGTTGTATAAATCATCACCATTACTAAAGTTTTACCTTTTAGCTCTTTCAACTCAATTTCTTTACCATCTTGCGTATTCCATTTTGTTGTTAGGTTAAAAATAGATTCTTCAGAAATAAAACTAGACAGAACTTTTGTTGCTACTTTTGATGTTGGCCTTAATTTCATTTCACAAACAGGACAATTTCCTTTTTCTGAATAGACTTTGTCCCCTTCACATTTCATAGGACATTGATATGCAACTTTATCCGTTTCTTTTGATGTTTTTTTATCACAAGAAACTAATAACGTAGCGGTTACAACCAGCAATAATAAATATTTAAGTGTTTTCATTTTTCTATTTTTTAATATCTTTTACACATCTAAAACCAAGGTTTTTCATGGTATATTTTGCTTTTAAACTTCCTCTAATGGCATATCTCATAAATGCAGCATAATTCATTAAATCTGTTGCATTTACAGCGGCACTACCACAAAATAAATTATTATCTGTATCTACATCTTTTCTAGACTCTCCAGAAACCAATACCGAATTAAAATCTATAGTCCACTCCCAAACTAAACCATGTAAATCGTACACATTCCAATAATTTTTAAATGTAGATCCTATGGTTTGATTAAACGTTTTTGGCTTTTCATACCAACTTAAAATAAACTGATTATAAGCCTCTTCTCTTCTTGCATCGGGTATGGTTTTATTTGCCATTGCTACATATTCCCATTCATCTACTGTTGGCAATCTTTTTCCTTGACATTCGCAATATTCTTTTGCTGCAAACCATGATACTTGAGTAATTGGCGATTTTTCTTTTTGGTTTTCACCTAAAATAGTATCCGATTTCCATGCGCGTAAATAGCTTTCATCTGCAAATAACTTTATCACCTTACTTTTTTGCCATTTTGGATATTTCTTTACAAAGTCTACATATTCTCTATTTGTTGCAGGATATACGTCTATTAAAAAATCCTTTATTTTAACATTTAAAGAATCTCTACCATACAAAGGCAAATACTCTCCTCCCTTAATTTGTACCATTTTAGATTGACAACTTGTGTACGTTGCATTTAGGAGGAATAAACAAATTGTCAATCTTAAAATAGTTTTCATCTTTTTTTAATTAAGGTTTTTAATGACTGCTTTTTACTTCTTTTACAGTGTTTACACTTACATTGGTTTTATTATTTCCCCAAGAGTTATAAACATAAGTAAGCACATCTGCAACTTCTTCTTCAGAAAGTGTTTGTTTGGTCATTACACTATTGTATTTGTTTCCGTTTACAGTAATTTCTCCTGTTTTTCCGTTTAAAACAATACCTACAGCTCTTTTAACATCTGCATTTAAATAATCTGATTTTGCTAAAGGAGGAAACGCATTCGGAATTCCTTGTCCTTCTGCTTGGTGACAAGCAAAACAAGTAGTCATGTATAATTGTTTACCATCAGCTATTTTTTTAGCTAAAGGTTTTTCTACGTTACTTACAGCCACTTTTTTCTTATCATTATTTGGCATTGTTTGAATAGTACCTCCTTCTGGATGATAAATTCCTTCTTGCTTAACACCAGAATATAATTTTTTGTTTTCTTCTCCGGTTACTTTTAACATTCCTAAAGCCCCTTTATTAAAAGCTCTAAAAATAGCATGGTCTACAATAATAAATGTACCAGGAACTTCTACTTTAAATTCTACAATAGCAGCTCCTCCAGAAGGAATTGAAGTTGTTTGCACGTTTTCATTAATCATAGATCCTCCTTCTATATGTACTTTATCAAAGATTTCTCCAATAACATGAAAAGACGATGTTAAGTTTGGTCCGCCATTCCCTACAAATAAACGAACTGTTTCACCCACATTTGCAGTAATAGCGTTGTCTCCAGTTAAAGCACCAACTTTACCATTAAAAACTACATAATCTGCATCTTCTTTAATTGCTTTTGTCATATCAAAAGCTTGTAAACCTTTTTCATCAGTGGCACCTTTTGTATAAAAGTCTCCTTGCATAATGTAATATTCTTTATCTACTTTAGGCAAACCACCTTCTGGTTCTATTAAAATTAAACCATACATTCCGTTTGCAATATGCATTCCTACAGGTGCAGTAGCACAGTGGTACACAAACAAACCAGGGTTTAATGCTTTAAAAGAAAACGTTTTTTTATGACCAGGCGCTACAAAAGAAGATGTTGCTCCACCTCCAGGACCAGTTACCGCATGCATATCTATATTATGTGGTAATTTATTATCTGGGTGATTAGACAACGTAAATTCTATTTCGTCTCCTACTCTAGCTCTAATAAAACTTCCAGGTACAGAACCACCAAAAGTCCAATACACATATTGTACACCATCTGTCATGGTTCCTTCTTTTTCAAGAATTTCCATATCTATTAATAATTTCTTTGCGGTTCTATTACCTACTGGCGCAGGTACAAAAGGCGGTGAAGTTAATTCTGCCTCTATAGTTCCTTTAATATAAATGGAAGAATTATCTACCACTGCCATTTCTTTTTTTGGTTCACTCTTACAGCTCGTTAGCAGTAAGCCTGATGCGAATAATAAACATACTGTTTTTAAAAGTCTCATTTTTTCTTTGTTTTAATGTTGATTAAAATAAAAGATTGTTTTGTCTTTTATTATTTACAACAAAAATATTATAGTTTGCAATAAGTAAAAATGATAATTATCATATAAAAAGATAAAAATATCTTTATATTTTTGTAAAAAAAACATGTTAACCAATTCTAGTAAATATGCCATTAGAGCAGTTCTCTATTTAGCAAATAATTCATCCGAAGACAATAAAATTGGTTCTAAGAAAATAGCCAAAGTATTAAACATACCTGCCCCGTTTTTAGCCAAAACATTACAAGAATTAACAAAAAAAGATATTATAAGTTCTGTTAAAGGTCCTCATGGAGGTTTTTACCTAACGGATAGAAACGATAAAAATACCCTGTATAATATTATCGATTGTGTAGATGATGCAGAAAAATTTAATCAATGTTATTTAGGTCAAACAGAATGTAGTGATGATAACCCCTGTGTAATCCATCATTTATATGTACCTTTTAAAAATAAATTACTACAAAAACTTAAAAATAAAACAATCTTAGAAATGGCTAAAGAATACGCTAAAGACAATAACCTTATTAATACTTTATAGTTTTTAATATGATTAAAGCTAAAACACAAAGTTTTGTAGCGCTTTTTTATTTTTTAATCGCTGCGTCTTTAGGTATTTTATTGCGTCTTTTTCCTACTACAAATGTAAATGCCAATTATAAATTTATTGTTCACACGCATTCTCACGTGGCACTTTTAGGCTGGGTATATATAGGATTAACAACTTTAATTTTTTATCTATTTATAAAAGAAGAAGCTAAAAAAAAGTATTCAAAATTATTTTTAAGCACTCAGGTTACAATTTTAGGGATGTTAGTTAGCTTTCCAATAACTGGATATGCATTATTTTCTATTATTTTTTCTACTCTATTTATCATATGTTCTTATTGGTTTTATGCTTTCTTTAGAAAAAACAACAATTTTAACAAAGGTAGTTTTGCTTATAAATTTATAAATACATCACTTATATTTATGATTATTTCTAGTGTTGGCCCTTGGGCTTTAGGAATTATTATGAACACATTAGGAAGCACTTCTCATTGGTATAAAAATGCAATTTATTTTTACTTACATTTTCAATACAACGGTTGGTTTATTTTTTGTTTACTTGGGTTATTTTTCCACTTTTTAGAAAAAAATAATCGTGTTATTTCTTCAAAAAAAATCTCTACTTTTTTTAGGTTGATGATTGCCAGTTGTATCTTTACTTTAGCTTTATCTTTTTTATGGATAAACCCACCTATAACTATCTATATATTAGCGATATTAGGAAGTGTTATTCAAATCTTTTCTTTACTCTTTTTTTATTCGATAATTAAAGAACAAAAAACATTTTTAAAGGATAAAATAAGTCGATTTTTCTTCAAATTAATCCACTTAATTTTTGTGTTATTTTGTTTAAAAATAATAATGCAAACAATTACTGCAATTCCGTATTTTGCAACCTTATCTTACCAAATAAAAGATTTTGTAATAGGATATTTACACTTGGTTTTTTTAGGTGTTATTAGTCTTAGTATCTTGTTTTTTTTACATCAGAATAAATTAATATCCATTCCAAAAAAATGGATACTAATTTATTTAACTGGTTTTATTCTTTCTGAAGTATTTATTTTTTACAAAGGTTTTTGTAATTGGCAGCAACTTTCTATCATCAATAATTATTATGTAATTTTAGTACTTGTTTCAGCACTACTACCTATAGGTGTTTTAGGTATTTTTATTTCTAATTTAAAAACTATTTATTCCACTCCAAAAGAACTTGTTTAGCAAATACTTCACATTGATTTAAAGTGTCTGTAACATGCTTTAAAGTAGTTTTTGGGTTTATTAAACACATTCTAATAACTACTTGATTTTGTAAAACAGTGGTAACCAAAAGTGCCTCTTTAGAATCTACAACTTTAGACGATATTTCTTGATTTAATTTATCTAATTCTTCTTCTGTTAAATCTTTATTTAAAGGATTGTACCTAAAATTAATAATAGCCAAAGTTGCAGGAGAAACAATTTCCCAGTTTTTACTTTTTCTAAGTGTATCTTCTGTTTTATCTGCTAAATCTATATTGTACGTTATTGCCTTTTTAAAAGCATTTAATCCGTAGGTTTTAATAGACATATAAAATTTTAATGCTCTAAACCTTCTTGTTAATTGAATTCCGTAATCATAAAAATTAATTTCAGATTCATTTCCTTCAATATCTCTTAAATATTCTGGTTTTTCGCTAAACGTATTGCTTAACCAAGAGGCGTCTTTTACTAATAAACAACCAATTTCATAAGGCTGAAAAAACCATTTATGAGGATCTACAGTTAAAGAATCTGCACGCTCTATACCTCGTAAAATTCTACTTCCTTTTTTAGATAATATTGCGGCACCTCCATATGCTCCATCAATATGAAACCAAAGATTTTCTTTTTCGCAAATATCTGCCAAAGCATCTAACGGGTCTACAGTACCAGTATTGGTAGTACCTGCAGAAGCAATAATACAAAATGGTTTTCTTCCTTCTAATTGGTCTTTTGCGATTTCGTTTTTAAGTTTATTAATACTAAACTTAAATTCTAAATCTGTTGGAATGATTTTTACTTGTTCTTTTTTAAAGCCTAAAACTCTAATTGCTTTAATATTAGATGAATGTGCTTGGTCTGATAAATAAATAACGGCATTCGAAAAATCATCGCCACATTTTATTCTTCTAGCAGTGGTTAAAGCTGTTAAATTTGCCATAGATCCACCACTTGTAAAAATTCCACCTCCTTTTGTTACCGGAAAGTCGAACATTTTTAACAACCAATTTAAAGTAACAATTTCTAGTTCTGCAGCGGCAGGAGAAACAATCCATCCACCCGAAAAAATATTAAATCCTGTTGCCAAAGAATCTGCCATGGTACTTATAAAATTACTTGGACCTGGTACAAAAGAAAAAGATTTAGGGTGCGTAGATATATTGGTATTTGGCAATACATTTTTAGCCACAAAATCTAACACTTCATCTGCAGGCGTTGCACTATCTGGCGCTTCTCTTAAAAAAATAGAATCCATTTCTTCTCTAGAAGCTTTACTTACTGGCTTTTTATTTTCCTCTTCATCATAATGATTTACTATTAGGTCTACTATTTTGTAGCCATAAGATTGCATTTCTTCTTTTGTTAAATAAAAAGGTGATTTCATGAAATTATAATTTTTTTGCAAATTACATGAACTTAAATTTCTAAAGAAGATAAAAATCAATTTTATTCTAATTTTAATCTATTATACCTCAAATAATCACTTTTTTTTATTTTGCATATAACTATTATTTATGCATGTTTTAAAGGCCAATTTTCCGAAAATCATATTGTTTTAACTTATTTATTTGCAATTATTTATAATAGTGACAAAAGTCATTTTTTATCACTAATAACTACACCAAATTTGTAATGAATTCAAAGTCTCTTATTGTGAAAGATCTAATGAATAAAAGTGTTGCTACTATTGTTACAAAAAACATTAATACAGCCTCGGTTTTTAAAAAATATAAAATAGATTTTAGTGTTCATGGCAACATGCTATTAACTAAAGCATGTGATAAAAAAAAGGTCAACATAAAAAATATTGTTAATGATTTAAAGGCCGTAAATAATAAAGTTTATTATTTAAAAGATTATAATTCTTGGGATCTAGATTTTTTAATTGATTTTTTAGTAAATATTCAACATGAATATAAAGAAGAAAACATCTTATTTTTAAAAGAATATGGCGAAAAAGTTGCTAAAATATATGGCAAAGAATATAAAGAACTTTTAAAGGTTAATCGATTAATACAAAAAAATGCAGATACTATTCTAGAACACATGAAAAATGAAGAAAGAACTATTTTTCCGTATATCAAGAAACTTGTAGAGGCAAAAAATAAAAAAATTGTTGTAAACATTAGCAATTCTCCCTTAAATAGCCCCATAGAATCTATTGAAGATGAACATGAAAAAGTGAGTAAAATATTTAAAAAGATTTGCAAATTAACAAACAACTACAAAATCCCAGAAAACACATGTATTTCGTACAAAGTACTTTATTTAAAATTACAACAATTTGAGGAATTACTTTCTAACCACATGCACATAGAAAATAACATCTTATTTCCGAAAGCAAAAAAATTAGAAAAATCTTTACTTTTAGATCTTTAAATAAGCTAATTTTTAGTTTTCTTTAATAGGTAGCCATTTTCTTTTCATTATTTTTGCTTCAAATTCGTCAATTTGAAAAGAATACTTTTTTTATTTATTATTTTTTCTTCGCTAAATTCTTTCTCTCAAGAAAAGAAAAAAATTCAATATTACGCAGAACAGCAAGAAGCTGATGAAGAAAAATATCCAGGTGCCACATTATTAATAGGTAATGTTAAAATGACTCATGATGGCATTATTTTAACAAGTCAACAGGCATTATACTATAAAGATAAAAATTTCTTTAAAGCTATTGGTAATGTTATTATTAAGCAAGGAGACACCATTACACAAACAAGTAATTATACCGATTACGATGCCAATTCTAAGCAAGCACTTTCTTGGGGAAATGTGGTTTTAAAAGACCCAACAATGACCTTAACTACAGATACATTACATTTTGATAGATTAAATCAAAAATTGTATTATAACAGTTACGCTACCATTAAAGACGAAACAAATACCTTAAAAAGTAAAAATGGTAACTTCTATTTAGAAGATAAAAAATTTACAGCCACCACTAGAGTAACCGTTGTAAACCCAGAACACCATTTAGAATCTGATCATTTAGATTATTATACAAACTCCGGACTTACTTATTTATACGGACCATCAACCATTACAAATACCAAAAACGATAATAGAATTTATTGCGAAAAAGGTTTTTACAATACAAAAACAGATGTTTCTCACTTTGTTAAAAATGCAAAACTATATTTAAAAGAAAGAACTGTAGAAGGTGACAGTTTGTATTATGATAAGCAAAAAGGGTTTGCCTCTGCCACTAATAATATTCAGGTAATAGACACGGTACAAAACTTTATTACCAAAGGAAACTATGCCGAAATTTTCGAATTAAAAGATTCTCTTTACATCATTAAACAAGCAGTTGCCATTTCTATTATAGACAAAGATTCTATGTTTATTCATGGAGATACCATTTTAGTTACAGGTAAACCAGAAAAAAGAAATGTAAGAATTTTTCATAATGTAAAAATCTTTAAATCTGATTTACAAGGAAAGTGCGATTCTATTCATACAAACCAAGAAACTGGTTTAACAAAAATGTTTAAAAAACCTGTAATTTGGTCAGATCAAAATCAAATTACCGGAGATACCATTCACCTACTCTCTAATGTAGAAACAGAAAAATTAGATTCGTTAAAAGTATTAAACAATGCCTTTATCGTTTCTAAAGATTCTATGTCTATTAAAGATTTTAACCAAATTAAAGGAAGAAACATGTTTGGTAAATTTAAAGAAAATAAACTTCGTTTACTTTTAGTAAAAGGAAATGCAGAGTCGGTTTATTTTAATAGAAATGAAGAAACCCAAGTTTTAGAAACCATTACCAAAGAAATATCTAGTAATATTGAGTTTACCTTAGATAAAGGGCAAATTGAAACCATAAAATATTTAAAAAAATCTGATGGTAATACCTATCCTCCATCAAAACTTCCGGATGATGTTAGAGAGTTGCAAGGTTTTATTTGGCGTGAAGAAGAGCAACCTAAAAAAATGGAAGATATTTTTATACATGATGATAAAATAAACATTCCTCTAAATGAAGATACAAAAGAGAAAAAAGCACCTGTAATTCTTAATCAAAAAAAGAAGCTTACTACAAATCTAAAGCCGAAAGCTCTAAAACCTAATAGTTTTCCTAAAAAACAATAATCTTGAAAACAGATTTTTTTAAATACCAAGCACAAACTTCTCCTTACCCATTGGCTATAGAAGTTTCTACAGCAAAAGGAAGTTATATTTATGATACTTCCGGAAAAAAATATTTAGATTTTGTAGCAGGCGTTTCTGCAAATAGCTTAGGCCATAACCATCCCAAGGTTACAGATGCCATAAAAAAACAATTAGATGCTTATGCTCATGTAATGGTTTATGGCGAGTTTATACAGCAACCACAAGTAACATTATGTAAACTTTTAGCACAAAACTCTCCAAAGAATTTAAATGCCGTATACATTACAAACTCTGGAACAGAAGCAACGGAAGGTGCTATAAAATTAGCCAAAAGAGTTACAAATAGGTCAGAAATAATTGCTGCAAAAACATCTTATCATGGTAACACCATGGGATCTATGAGTGTTTCTGGTATAGAACAGCAAAAACAAGCATTTAGACCGTTAATTCCCGGTACAAATTTTATTGAGTTTAATAATGAAATTGATCTTGTTAAAATCACCAATAAAACAGCTGCCGTAATTCTAGAAACCATACAAGGTGGTGCAGGTTTTATTGAACCCAAAAACGGGTTTTTATCTAAAGTAAAACAACGTTGTTTAGAAGTTGGTGCACTTTTAATTTTAGATGAAATACAAACAGGAATTGGAAGAACGGGTACTTTTTGGGGTTTTGAAAACTATAATGTAATTCCGGATATTGTAATTACAGGAAAGGGTTTAGGAGGCGGAATGCCAATTGGAGCTTTTATTTCATCCTTTGAAATGATGAGCCTATTAAAAGACAACCCTAAATTGGGGCATATTTCTACATTTGCTGGTCATCCTGTTATTTCTGCTGCTGCAGTAGCAACTGTAAAAGAAATTACTGAGAACAACTTTACAAAAGAAGCTTTACGAAAAGAAACACTTATTAGAAAACATTTAATTCATCCATCAATTAAAGAAATTAGAGGAAAAGGTTTAATGTTAGCTGCTATTTTAGAAACTCCAGAACTAAATTCTAAAGTAGTTTTGAAATGTTTAGAAAACCAATTAATACTATTTTTTCTACTTTTTGAACCAAGTGCTATGAGAATAACGCCTCCACTTACTATTTCTGATGAAGATATTATTAAGGGATGTCAAATTATATTAAAAACAATTGATCAAGTAATCGAATAAATATATTAATCTTTACTTATTAAAAACAGAAAAGAGCAATTATTTACATAATTGCCCTTCAAATAAATCAACCATTAACATAATAGTAGATTATTTTTTTCTGTTATCTTATTACACTTCCTGATAAAACTGCTAATGGTCCTGCTCCCATAGAAATTACTGTATGGTTTTCTGCGTCTGCTGGTACAACATGCGCTAAAGGTTTTAATGCAAACGGTGCAGCACTATTATCTGGACTTGGTTCTACAGAAATTACAACTGTTTTTCCTTTTAAATCTGTAGGAAAATCTACACCTGCTGCAGATCCTGTAACATAATCTTCTCCTGGATAACCTGGTCCATTACCTACTGAACCCTTGTAAGGTGAAGTAGCTGCGTTATCATCTGCTGCGTCAACTGCAGTAAATGTACCTGTACTTACTGGTGTTCCGTTTAAAACAACCCATCCTTCATATTTCCATCCTTCAGGTAAAGTTGGTAAACTTAAACCTGCAACTGCTGGCTCATTCGTATTATCTAAAAACCAAACTCCACTTGCTTCATTCGTAGTATCAGCATCTGTTGGTGTTGCTAAAATGTATTTTCCCCAAGAATTACTAAAATCACCTACAATTCCTGTAGAAGTAACACTTGCAGAATTTCCAGAAAAATCTCCGGCTAAAATTTTTGTTGCTGCTGGTGCTAAAGCTGCTGCTCCGGTTTCACCTGCTGGCTCAATAGATAAAACAAATGTTGTTGCTGCTTCTAAATCATCAATTCCTACAGTATATGTTTGCGGAAAAGACACACTAGTAAAAGTTCCTGTACTTACTGGGCTACCATTTACAATTAACCATCCTTCGTAAACGAAATCAGCTCCTAATTCTTCTAAACCTGTAAAGTCTACTGTTAAACTTCCTGTTGTTGGTACATTGTTGTTGTTGTCATCATCACTACAAGCTACAAAAGTTGTTGCGATTGCAATTGCGATTGCTAAATTTAAAATTTTTTTCATCTTATTAATATTTATGTTAATGTTGATGACAAAGTTAAATTCTTAATGAATCATGAAATGTTAGCTAGCTAACACTTATGCAATTTTTTGAAGTAATCTTATTTCTTTTCTATTAAATGTGATAATATTTGCCTCTTTTAACTCATTCATTAACACATTTAAATTAGACCTAGAGGTACCAATTAAGGATGCAATATCTTTTTGAGTATAAGGGTGTTCTATTATTTTATCTCCTGTTTTTTCACAATCATGTCCATATTCCTCACACAATTCTTTCATAAATTCTAAAAATCTAGTTTTAGAATCTTTAAATAAAATTAATTGTAATCTTCTTTCTAATTTTTTAAAACGAAAACCTAAAAATTTATATATTTTTAAACTAAAGGTTTTATTATCTCGCATTAAATCATGCATGGTATCTACTCCTATTGGGCAGATTGAAGTGGTTGCATCTACAGATTGGGCAAATTCATTTCTTGTTTCTTCTCCTAAAATGGCTTTTTCTCCAAACAATTCTCCTTTTGTTAAAATTGCTTTTACAACTTCGGTACCATCTTCATTATAGTACCCAATTTTTACTTTTCCTTTTTCTATTAAATAGACTTTACTTGCTGCATCTTCTTCAAAGTAGATGTAATCACTTTTTTTATAAGCATCAAAATTATGACACTTTTTATATTCTTTAAATTTGTGTGGACAAAGTAGATTAAATAAGTTTACATTATCAAAAAACCATAAGTTATTCATAAAAAATCAATTTAGTTTTGGTTCTTTAATAAGTCTAAAAATGTAGTGATAGCTTACAAAAACACAGAACTTAAATAACTAATTTTAGCAATAAATTGGGGTTTGGACAATTTTTTTGATAAAATGCTATATTTTCTTCGGATGAAACTCCTGGATAATCTCCAAAATTATCTTCTAAATCTCTAATAATTTGAAAATGTAAATGTGGTGCATAATCTCCATTTACCACTGCACTTCCTAAATATCCTATGGTATCTCCTTGTAAAATTGAATCTCCAACTTTTATGTTTTCTATAGATTTTAAAGATAAATGACCGTATAAAGTATAGAATATTTCTTTTTTAATTTGATGTTTTAAAATAATTGTTGGGCCATAGTCTCCATAATTCACATTATTTTTAAAACTATGAATTTCTCCATCTAACGCTGCTAATACTTTTGTGTTTTCAGCACACCATAAATCTATACCTAAATGAATGTTTCTCTGTTTTTCTTTAGATTGATTCTTAAAATAAGTACTTCTGTCGTAGATATTTCTTTTTTCTAAATAACCACCAAATGCAACGTTGGCTTTATTTTTTTTTAGAAAAGAATCAATATATAGTTCCCATTCTGTGGATGAAGAAATATCAAAATGCAATAAATCTTTATTTTTTGATGAAATTGCTATCGGAAAATAGTCTTCAAAAGAAATACTTGCATCAATAACGGATGTGGGCTCTTTTGATATTTGTCGTAAAAAATGATTAAATTTTTCGGTATTCATAAGTAAAAGGAAAAAAACGATCAAAATATATCAAAAGTTTTTTATTTATATAATTTTAACTAGGTATTTTCTGCAAGGTTATAATATTATTAAAAAAACATTTCAGTAATTTTTAAATAATTTTAAGAATTGCTACTTTATCATTTGGTTTAAACAAAAAGTAACTATGTTATTTTAGCAACTCATCTATAGTTTCTCTAACCTTTTTACTATTCCAGTTTGCAGCACCAGATTCATCTATAATAATTTTACCTTCTTTATCTATTAAAAAAGTTCTTGGAATACTTTTTACTTTAAAAGTTGTTGGTGGCACTGTTAAGGGACTATAAGCTTTAAAATTATAATTTTTCTTTTTTAAAAAAGAAGCAATCACATCTTGTGATTCATTTGACACCAAAATAAATTCAATTTTACCTCCATAATCGTTATACAATGCTTGAAGTGACGGCATTTCTGCAATACAAGGCGGACACCAAGTAGCCCACATATTTACCAATAAAACTTTACCTTTTGCTTCATTTAAACGATAGCTATTACCTTCTAAATCTTTTAAATTCCAATCATAACTACTAACTAATTTTACATCAGTTGCTTTGTTAATACTTGGACTTAATTTTGCTATAACTGTCTGTAAACCTATTTGAATTTGCTGTCTTGTTGTTGGAATAATTAACAAGCCAATTATTATAACAAAAACTATATTCTTAACTACGCCTTTCTTTTTGTACATACCTTTAATAATAAAAGTAAAAAGCGCTAATTTTTCAATTAACGCTTTTTTAAATTATAGTTTAAACGCTTTATTTTGCGTTCTCCTTTTTAATTAAATTTAAAGCAGAGCCTTCATTATACCAATCTATCTGACCTTGGTTATAGGTATGGTTTGCAATGATTGTATCTTTAGAACCGTCTGCATGCACCACATCTATAGTTAATGGTTTATTAGGAGCAAACTCATTTAAATCTACAAAGTTAAATGTATCATCTTCTTGAATTAAATCGTAATCTGCTTCATTATTAAATGTTAAACCTAACATTCCTTGTTTTTTCAAGTTTGTTTCATGAATACGAGCAAAAGATTTTACTAAAACAGCAGCAACACCTAAATGTCTAGGCTCCATTGCAGCGTGTTCTCTAGAAGAACCTTCACCATAATTATGATCACCAACAACAATAGATTTTACACCTGCAGCTTTATAAGCTCTTGCAGTATCTGGTACTCCACCAAATTCTCCCGTTAATTGATTTTTAACAAAATTGGTTTTCTTACCAAAAGCATTTACAGCTCCAATTAAACAGTTGTTAGATATATTATCTAAATGACCTCTGTAGCGTAACCATGGTCCTGCCATAGAAATATGGTCTGTAGTACATTTACCAAAAGCTTTTATTAATAATTTTACGCCTGTTAAATTGTTTCCTAAAGGTGTAAAAGGTTCTAATAATTGTAATCTTTCAGAATCTTCTTTTACAGCAATTT
The nucleotide sequence above comes from Polaribacter butkevichii. Encoded proteins:
- a CDS encoding formylglycine-generating enzyme family protein, whose product is MKTILRLTICLFLLNATYTSCQSKMVQIKGGEYLPLYGRDSLNVKIKDFLIDVYPATNREYVDFVKKYPKWQKSKVIKLFADESYLRAWKSDTILGENQKEKSPITQVSWFAAKEYCECQGKRLPTVDEWEYVAMANKTIPDARREEAYNQFILSWYEKPKTFNQTIGSTFKNYWNVYDLHGLVWEWTIDFNSVLVSGESRKDVDTDNNLFCGSAAVNATDLMNYAAFMRYAIRGSLKAKYTMKNLGFRCVKDIKK
- the nirK gene encoding copper-containing nitrite reductase, which codes for MRLLKTVCLLFASGLLLTSCKSEPKKEMAVVDNSSIYIKGTIEAELTSPPFVPAPVGNRTAKKLLIDMEILEKEGTMTDGVQYVYWTFGGSVPGSFIRARVGDEIEFTLSNHPDNKLPHNIDMHAVTGPGGGATSSFVAPGHKKTFSFKALNPGLFVYHCATAPVGMHIANGMYGLILIEPEGGLPKVDKEYYIMQGDFYTKGATDEKGLQAFDMTKAIKEDADYVVFNGKVGALTGDNAITANVGETVRLFVGNGGPNLTSSFHVIGEIFDKVHIEGGSMINENVQTTSIPSGGAAIVEFKVEVPGTFIIVDHAIFRAFNKGALGMLKVTGEENKKLYSGVKQEGIYHPEGGTIQTMPNNDKKKVAVSNVEKPLAKKIADGKQLYMTTCFACHQAEGQGIPNAFPPLAKSDYLNADVKRAVGIVLNGKTGEITVNGNKYNSVMTKQTLSEEEVADVLTYVYNSWGNNKTNVSVNTVKEVKSSH
- a CDS encoding RrF2 family transcriptional regulator, encoding MLTNSSKYAIRAVLYLANNSSEDNKIGSKKIAKVLNIPAPFLAKTLQELTKKDIISSVKGPHGGFYLTDRNDKNTLYNIIDCVDDAEKFNQCYLGQTECSDDNPCVIHHLYVPFKNKLLQKLKNKTILEMAKEYAKDNNLINTL
- a CDS encoding pyridoxal phosphate-dependent decarboxylase family protein, with protein sequence MKSPFYLTKEEMQSYGYKIVDLIVNHYDEEENKKPVSKASREEMDSIFLREAPDSATPADEVLDFVAKNVLPNTNISTHPKSFSFVPGPSNFISTMADSLATGFNIFSGGWIVSPAAAELEIVTLNWLLKMFDFPVTKGGGIFTSGGSMANLTALTTARRIKCGDDFSNAVIYLSDQAHSSNIKAIRVLGFKKEQVKIIPTDLEFKFSINKLKNEIAKDQLEGRKPFCIIASAGTTNTGTVDPLDALADICEKENLWFHIDGAYGGAAILSKKGSRILRGIERADSLTVDPHKWFFQPYEIGCLLVKDASWLSNTFSEKPEYLRDIEGNESEINFYDYGIQLTRRFRALKFYMSIKTYGLNAFKKAITYNIDLADKTEDTLRKSKNWEIVSPATLAIINFRYNPLNKDLTEEELDKLNQEISSKVVDSKEALLVTTVLQNQVVIRMCLINPKTTLKHVTDTLNQCEVFAKQVLLEWNK
- a CDS encoding DUF542 domain-containing protein, which codes for MNSKSLIVKDLMNKSVATIVTKNINTASVFKKYKIDFSVHGNMLLTKACDKKKVNIKNIVNDLKAVNNKVYYLKDYNSWDLDFLIDFLVNIQHEYKEENILFLKEYGEKVAKIYGKEYKELLKVNRLIQKNADTILEHMKNEERTIFPYIKKLVEAKNKKIVVNISNSPLNSPIESIEDEHEKVSKIFKKICKLTNNYKIPENTCISYKVLYLKLQQFEELLSNHMHIENNILFPKAKKLEKSLLLDL